GGGCAAGGTCGGAATGAGGAAATCTCCCGGAATGCAGAATGAAAGGCAACAACAGGTAAAGGGGACAGAGACGACCAGAGACAAGGGTCGTTCTCGGAGGACCAACACGCCGGCGGCAGAGCTCTATACGTGAGAACAGGGAACACagggaaaatgcaaaagaaataccATCCAGACCATCCCAGAAGCCAACTGAAAGGGTCTGAACACTGGGCCCGTGCCCCGAGGACAAGAGGACCCCACAGGCAGGGGCGGGGCTCAGAGAGCCCTGGCCTGCCCATCTGCAggggagaggtaggcagagggagggtGACAGGGGCACGTCCAGGGCTtgggcaggggtggaggaggtCTTGCAGGCAgagctggctgggggaggggctgtaaTGTGGGGAAGCCATCCCCAAGAAAGgccaaagagagagaggaagggagaaggccCCGGGGCTGAACCCACTGGGGAGGGGGCCACCTTGTCCGCCCCCATTGCAGCGGGCAGTAGGTGGGGCCCAGCCAAGCTGTCCAGCATGGGCCCCACCACCCtactcctgcccaccccccacccacccgccACCAGCCTCGGGCCCtccaggggaaggagaaggtggaTTCTGCCGGTGCTGGAGACCAGGAGGCTGCAGCAAGGAGGGAatgcagggaggcagggggctcCCGGCCTGGAGGCTGCCACACACGGGCCACAGTTCACAGGCACCCCAGTGCCTGGAGAGAGCCGGATGTGGGTGGTGGAAGGGCGCAAGGGCTGGCACAGGGCCTTCATGGATACAGACAAGGCCTCCAGCCCGGAACAGTGCTGACCAGCCAACCCCGCCCTCTACAGAGACCTGGGCACTTCCCTGGGCCACTTGCAGGTGCTGTGGCTGGCTCGCTGCGGCCTGACTGACCTGGATGGCATTGGCTCCTTCCCGGCCCTGAAGGTGGGTCTGTGGTgccctgggctggggagagggtgccAGGCCAAGCCCTGGCTGAGCCCCCTGCCGCCCCAGGAACTCTACGTCTCCTTCAACAACGTCTCGGACCTGAGCCCGCTGTGCCTGCTGCAGCAGCTGGAGGTGCTAGACCTGGAGGGCAACAGCGTGGAGGACCTGGGGCAGGTGCGCTTCCTGCAGCTGTGCCCGAGGCTGGCCACGCTCACCCTGGAGGGCAACCTGGTGTGCCTGCGGCCAGCGCCCAGCCCTTCCAACAAGGTGCGTGTGGTGGGCACCCACCATGCACAGGAGGGCGAGGCGCTCTGTGCCCCCCCACGGTCCCAGGGGCCTCTCTGCCCACCTGAGCACGGGAGCATCCCCAGGTCACGTCTCCAGGGCACGGCCCACCTGCACCCTGTGACTTGTTCACCATGAGCTCATTCTCTTGTATTGCTGGAGACCTTCTGGGCCCGGACCAGACCCCACAGGGCCCCACAGGGCCATGTGCACACGCTGCCCCCCAGCCCATAATGCACCCACGTGAAGTCCATTCAGTCTGCACATGGaatctcacacactctctctcacacacacacacacacgcgcgcgtgcGCGCACTCAGGCCCAGTCCGAAGCCCCCTCCGTCCCCCGCAGGCCTGGGCGTGCCCTAGGTGGGAATGCACTCATACATCATGGGCCCGTGCACACCTGGGGCTCATGCCTCCTGCCCTGCTAGGCTCTGTGCTGTGGGACCCGTGTACAGGGGCTGCCCAGCTGGGCCGCAGCTCTGAGCTCAGGGCAGCCCCACAGGCCAGAGGACACCACTGGGCCCTGGCTGTGAGCCCAGAGAGTGAGATCACATACAGGTGAGAGCCCACGGTCCCCACAGTCCCTGCTGGCCCAGAGTGACCCAGGCCAGCCCTGGCAGGGTGGGCCAGCATCACCAACCCTCAGCTCCCCTGCCTTGCCCCACAGAGGGTCTGGAGAAAGCAGCCACAGGATAGAGCTGGCCTGAAGGGCCCACTGGACCCAGGCCTGCCACACCCTCCCCCCTGCAGGTGCCGCGGGGCTACAACTATCGGGCAGAGGTGAGGAAGCTCATCCCCCAGCTGCAGGTCCTGGATGAGGTACCAGCCACACACACAGGCCTCCCGGCCTCCCGGAAGTTGGACCAGGACTGGCTCATGGTGAAGGAGGCCATCAAGGAGGGCAGTGTCTTGGATGGCCTGCTCCCTGGGCTGGGTATGGCAGCCACTCACCAGCCCTCTAGCAAGGGCTGCCCCACCCAGCCTGGAGACCTTACTGACTGAGCCCCAGAAGAGGCTGCCACCCCCTACCATCCCCAGGAAGAGAGCTCTGTACCCCGAGCACATCCCTAGGCCTCTCAGAGATGGACAGCCACATCTCCTAACCCTTCTCGGCCTGAATCTTTTGTTCCCAGAGCCCTGCACACCTGCCCCCAGGCCAGGATAACCTCCCTGTGAGCAGCACCTGCTGGGACATGGGCCTCCAGACACACAGATGTTGGGTGGCAGGGGTCCCTGGTCTGTGGAcagttctgggggaggggggctcttgGGCTGGCCAGCTGGTGTGGGTTTCCGTGACCTCTGATTTTGACCCTTGGGCAGATCATCCCCATGGAGCCCCCATTCAGAAACTCAGCTCCGAGCTCTCCTTGCCTGAGACCCAGCCATGGGCCCCCAGGCCATGGCCCCTCTCCCTACTGGTCACTGGGGGTCCTCTGCCTGAAAGCCTGCTTCCCAAGGACCCAGCTCCAGAGGATGACACCAGCAACCTCACCCATGGTAACTAACCCATCTCAGCAGAAAGCTGACCCTGCAGCCCCTCAACCCAAAACCAGACCCAGCCATATCCTCCTTTAGGTGCTAGCCGAGTCCTCTGCGGGAACCCCACCAAAGGCCTGCGGGAGCGTCGACACCAGTGCCAGGTAGGCCCTGCCACCCCCAGCTGGGTCAGGACTCCAGGACTACGACAGGGGACCAGTGTCCTGGCCTGACAGTACCCTGCCCCACAGCCATTGCTGGCCAGAGGCCCCAGCTCTCTCACCCCCTCCACAGCCAGATAAGTCCTTCTATCTTCAGGGcactccccacccagcccccttgAAGGCTCTGCCCCCAAAccagccctctctctccctaGGCCTGGGCAGGTCCAGAGCAGCTGCCCCCACACAGGCTGAAGGACCTGGCTGCCTCTATCCCAGGGCCTGATTCTACAGACAGCAGTGACCCCCTGGCCTTGGCGAGGCTTCCGGCCTGCAGGGAGCTGCGCCTGCGGTGGGTGCCCCTCACCCCAACCGAGACCTACCACTGCATGTCCTGTTTGGTGGGAGGGCATGACTGGGGACTGCCTGGGTACCCAGGTTGGCGGGAGGGCTGGCCATGGGAGCCTGAGGCTGGGGGATCATCCCAGGAGCACACTCATCTGGAATTGGCTCTAAGGGCAgggctgcagccccctccccccactctagCCCCCTCCCTGGTAGGTCCCTGGAGTCCCAGCAAGAAGGTGCCACAGCCCCCTGGGGCCCATGGAGGGGCCCTGAAGAGCAAGAGGACAAGTCTAGGCCCAAGACTCCCTCCGGCCCCCTATGCCTGGTCCCAGGTATTGAGAGTGACCCCACACACTGCCCCAGACTAGCATTCATCAGCTTGGGCCCCCTTCCTCAGCTGGACTCTGAGAGGGGCTGCAACAGGGAGGTCCTCTCCTGAGGGGGGGGTGCTTACACTTAAGGGGTTCCAATCTCAAGTCCTCCTCCCTGAGCCCATGGGATCATCAGGCCACAGGAGCTGGACAGAGGGGGTTGTGAGCAGGGAGTCTGGACTAAAAGAGAGGGCAGGGTGGCAACGAGTGGCCAGGACAGGcccactgggcacagagcagagcaCAGGCCAATGGAGAGAGAGGCTACCAGATGGGCCAGACTATGGCAGGGAGGGTGCTGCCCTTACCCTGCACACAGGGCCTGTGCTGGGCTCAGGACACTGGTTTCAGAGTGACCACGGCCAAGTGGAACAAACACAGGAGGGACTGCAAGACAGAGAGACCCCGCAGCCAGCAGGGTCCAGGGAGGCTTCCTAGAAGAAGGGTCTGAATTGACTGGTAGAACTGAGTGGGCAAGTCTGGGACGGGGCCTTGTAAGCAGGGGGCAGCAGGTACACAGGCTTAAAGGTTGGCCGAATAACCTTCCTGTGGGTTGGGGAGTCAAAAGGGCCAGGATGGAACAGGGACGCGACAGACAAACCCTTTGCCTTCCATGTGCTGGCAGGTGCCTGGGAGGgtggcgggggaggaggggctagAAAGGGTGGGCCCTGAGACCAGCTAGTCAAGAGCTGTCAACTATTGGGGGGGGATGATGAGGGAGAACAGGCAGGGCAGCCAGGTGGAGGAGTGATGACAGGCAGTGGGGACTCAGGGAAAAAAAGGGTACTGGAGCCTCCCATTCCAGGCCAGGTCCAGGTCAGATGGGGTGACCATGGCCATACCGCCCAGTCTGccctgagcagggtggggggagtgcCAGTGGTTCACTCTATAGCAGAGGTTTAGGACCTGGCCTGGGCCACCTTGGGGATGCGATCCAGTGACCCAAAGCCAGAGCCCAGGCTTTGTGGCCTCTGCATCCCCAGCAACTACCAGAAGTCACAGGGCTGCAGGGACACAGCTTCCCAGGGGAGCACGGGAAATGGAAGAGAGGGACGctgccttgggggggggggtgaagggctgggggaggagccaCAGTGGACACTGCCAACCTCGCCTGTGGTGACCCCCCCCACACCTAGTGATCTCTATGGAGGCCCTTGTCTGACAAGCTGTCTTTTCCTTGTTCTCCAGAGCCTTCCAGGACTTTGGGCTATAACctgaccccctctccccccaagaCACCCATGCCTTCTGATTCTAGCAACAGTTACTGGGGGTCCACAGGCCTGCAGTTCCGGAGGCGGAGGCTCAGAGCCCTGTGTAGCTTAGGGCCTGGCTTAGGGCAGGGACCTGGCCTAGGGCAGGGATTGGCTACAGTGACGGATCTGAGAGCCCTGGAGGTGACCTCAGGCCCAAGCCCTAGAGCCCAAGGATGTCCAGGCCCAAAGCCAGCACCGGATCCAGCAGCCAGACCCCCCCACCTCCGGTGCATGCCACACCTGAACCCTATCACCCCAGCCCAATCCCACCCCTAGTGTAACCCCCCACCCACTGCCAAAGCTGGCCTGGATTGCAGGCCAAGGAGCCCCAGCGTGGTCATGGGAGCCCCATGTGAACTCTGGCTTCATGGAACCCAGAGCATCTCGGggggtgtgttggggggtgggtaaGGGGCTTGACATAGGAGAGACCCTTCTTGGTGGAGGAGATTCGGAGGCTGGGATCACCAGCGGTAGGCACAAGAAAGATCCCGGGCTAAGAGAGCCCAGGTCCCCAGCACTGGCCCAGCTGCCCACTCCTTCTACCGGGCCCAGGCCGAGGTGGCTGGAGCGGAGCCCCATCAGCTCTCTGGCAGGCCCTCCAGATGCCAGTGTGCAGCCAGGCCTCCCATCCCCGGCGGATTTGTGCAGGTCCTCGCCCACGCAGGAATGGAGCGGCCAGTTCCCTTCCCCTGGGGCAGGGTATCCCCAGACCAAGCGAATCCTTTTCGACTCTCACGTGTACATAAACGCCGTTTACTTCTAGGCGATGTTGGTTCAATAAATTATGCAGCCGGCACAGCTTGCCTCCCACGACTCTTCCAGCGCGGCCCCTCGGTCCCCGGTGCCCACCCCCGCGCTGCCCTCCACCCCCTACAACCGAGCTTTCCAGTCGGCGGTGACCGGCGGGCAGGGGAGGAAGCGGAAGCCGTATCTGCTCTCAGCCGCGCTCGGCACCGACAGCACCACCATCGGGCAGCTCCGGGCCACCCTCTTCCGGCATACCTGGGGGCGCGGAGCCTGAGAcgcggcggggctgggggggcgggggagggctgcACGGAGGGGCAGGGCCGGGAAGGAGAAGGGGCGCAGAGCCTGAGAGGCACGCGgcgct
Above is a genomic segment from Halichoerus grypus chromosome 11, mHalGry1.hap1.1, whole genome shotgun sequence containing:
- the LRRC56 gene encoding leucine-rich repeat-containing protein 56 isoform X2; translated protein: MDQAWDRAHGPWPSTATVQVRELSWQGLHNPSPQSKDPGSHRDSCGEQLVEDYRSPARLRALAQVDDLRLVNMLEMCVNTRENSLGNFGVHLPNLSQLKLNGSCLGSVRDLGTSLGHLQVLWLARCGLTDLDGIGSFPALKELYVSFNNVSDLSPLCLLQQLEVLDLEGNSVEDLGQVRFLQLCPRLATLTLEGNLVCLRPAPSPSNKVPRGYNYRAEVRKLIPQLQVLDEVPATHTGLPASRKLDQDWLMVKEAIKEGSVLDGLLPGLDHPHGAPIQKLSSELSLPETQPWAPRPWPLSLLVTGGPLPESLLPKDPAPEDDTSNLTHGASRVLCGNPTKGLRERRHQCQAWAGPEQLPPHRLKDLAASIPGPDSTDSSDPLALARLPACRELRLRSLESQQEGATAPWGPWRGPEEQEDKSRPKTPSGPLCLVPEPSRTLGYNLTPSPPKTPMPSDSSNSYWGSTGLQFRRRRLRALCSLGPGLGQGPGLGQGLATVTDLRALEVTSGPSPRAQGCPGPKPAPDPAARPPHLRCMPHLNPITPAQSHP
- the LRRC56 gene encoding leucine-rich repeat-containing protein 56 isoform X1, which encodes MDQAWDRAHGPWPSTATVQVRELSWQGLHNPSPQSKDPGSHRDSCGEQLVEDYRSPARLRALAQVDDLRLVNMLEMCVNTRENSLGNFGVHLPNLSQLKLNGSCLGSVRDLGTSLGHLQVLWLARCGLTDLDGIGSFPALKELYVSFNNVSDLSPLCLLQQLEVLDLEGNSVEDLGQVRFLQLCPRLATLTLEGNLVCLRPAPSPSNKVPRGYNYRAEVRKLIPQLQVLDEVPATHTGLPASRKLDQDWLMVKEAIKEGSVLDGLLPGLDHPHGAPIQKLSSELSLPETQPWAPRPWPLSLLVTGGPLPESLLPKDPAPEDDTSNLTHGASRVLCGNPTKGLRERRHQCQAWAGPEQLPPHRLKDLAASIPGPDSTDSSDPLALARLPACRELRLRPLPGRSLESQQEGATAPWGPWRGPEEQEDKSRPKTPSGPLCLVPEPSRTLGYNLTPSPPKTPMPSDSSNSYWGSTGLQFRRRRLRALCSLGPGLGQGPGLGQGLATVTDLRALEVTSGPSPRAQGCPGPKPAPDPAARPPHLRCMPHLNPITPAQSHP
- the LRRC56 gene encoding leucine-rich repeat-containing protein 56 isoform X3; the protein is MVGKGSCLQRALAQVDDLRLVNMLEMCVNTRENSLGNFGVHLPNLSQLKLNGSCLGSVRDLGTSLGHLQVLWLARCGLTDLDGIGSFPALKELYVSFNNVSDLSPLCLLQQLEVLDLEGNSVEDLGQVRFLQLCPRLATLTLEGNLVCLRPAPSPSNKVPRGYNYRAEVRKLIPQLQVLDEVPATHTGLPASRKLDQDWLMVKEAIKEGSVLDGLLPGLDHPHGAPIQKLSSELSLPETQPWAPRPWPLSLLVTGGPLPESLLPKDPAPEDDTSNLTHGASRVLCGNPTKGLRERRHQCQAWAGPEQLPPHRLKDLAASIPGPDSTDSSDPLALARLPACRELRLRPLPGRSLESQQEGATAPWGPWRGPEEQEDKSRPKTPSGPLCLVPEPSRTLGYNLTPSPPKTPMPSDSSNSYWGSTGLQFRRRRLRALCSLGPGLGQGPGLGQGLATVTDLRALEVTSGPSPRAQGCPGPKPAPDPAARPPHLRCMPHLNPITPAQSHP